A genomic segment from Fusarium fujikuroi IMI 58289 draft genome, chromosome FFUJ_chr04 encodes:
- a CDS encoding related to dock180 protein yields the protein MPWQPLPRIAFAVAIYPFPASSPADLPLEIGDELYIIEETPDGNWLRGYLVAPPSLLAGLTSVKGQTLEARVFSGIFPRSCVEVREMLGEPEEGDENDDAASDGPALDGDMPRASDSAKSGVTNVSTRKSRKDGNRSTISSKGRTPFRELHNGTLGSLSIPVDRDPNAPRPAAPVPMLKIGDETPTSLSEPLIDEIASCLREWHSTNLHELLLSRQYSRLDQLSQLITGLNLHRQQFLYNVLTAHEYDRLRERTVWDLVRVNKLCGGEVIVRDPEARGRVLTADDCIVKVTKLQSVMSLLDEPPQPLVELTALHHLMVDIKGFAGASIEETSLVFYLVSKPQYGQPTTLSEGFTVKIPAGGTIVNLAKHAQTKTLFTDLSPQDVGDVPSAETELFLVVKVLASQQIIPSQPLSRSGTGPTAPYSRDHMKPTSSGGMKSTRRSLMWGGKSSRSGISRGSPVTRMDAVAEQNDERLSTSGAESREGTGPPSTAGSKTGSPPDGVQIADRTIGLGVLRLNPIMKQDDEVEHLINIWSTSSRHAGEKDAGDDWDPLVKELLDSPSGHYEKSRRGERLQLQLKSFNHSDADILIKSTPTMLSGVTKTSKMGFSGAPTRPRSDIYFTLTDAALGKQNLLSRFGGSPTAMPSSVHGNNLQITLEVRKTSGERIENCIVASSNTEALSTFKSIATERGEPWNQTLRLALAPNEVPQAHVVMFVSDMPNPPFAIGHMPLWDQGAFIRDGLHGLLLYKIDEHTSTAQPGPTGKGGYLSLSWTPQGKDDHPAEVTGPLAVLRIDTYLCSTRFSQDRVILGLLKWRDLQREEVPGVLRQLIFVPEIEVVKLLNDVLDGLFGILVEYSGSHEFEDLVFTALVRVLGIVHDRRFNLGPLVDQYAENQFNYPFATPCLMRSFTRLLQSPTEPETARKLRATFKVVRHILKFITHARTQQKEKEAGIGITSNTTGFTRELRAIFKALDAMMRNSTPALVGTQTLAVQHFHTWLPELAGLLTTEEILHIAIDFMDSCTDVKGKLVLYKLVLIINYGKLDLFAHPDQKLALSTNTVRWITPHWGHSEEVTDQWRDQIRLCCSILASQIDYLGSEIPDHIPKIIDSYLAVLAAPRKPKDRLSLLFPSSYPFPTKPVNEDLQFDEALVELSAILSAISNSPSGMQLELAEDDLTTLLENLLRVHMSILKGEAYPLGWLSVHIHHHKSTMRTLEYLAGTMLEAFLPDPEEAESFNTELWKLFFTTLLKLVGSTSLALETFPEQKRRAVWKIAGDVREHGAELLRRTWEAIGWETTPDERSRYNLSKMGGYQVQYVPALVGPIVELCLSVHEGLRRMAVEVLQTMIVSEWTLSEDLSIIQTETIDRLDLFFKEKPLTESILQKLFISELLERFEPLAEIPDEPLYTALREFVGTIDEFLDLLVAVHSSEDPGEATHLINRLRLMEFLRDMQKEEIFVRYVHQLADLQAESRNHTEAGLALRLHADLYEWDPASQTPALPDPEFPAQSQFERKERLYFDMIKYFEEGESWSHALAAYKELQAQYETNIFDFSKLARTERAIATIYETISKSDKLVPKYFKVVYKGLGFHANLRDKEYIYEGSPSERASAFTDRMQEQYPAAQIVTGGDVEDVEGQFLVISAVTPHRDLSHQVFQRARVPQVIRDFLLSSHPQTFSISTRRNTNGPVKEHSAEKLVFTTADAFPTILRRSEVVDMEEVRLNAHETALERIVRKTQEMTALEHRVADGNGDHAQLLLDAVSVSVNPTSESSVACYRQLLPEPKEVNDDTEDDEDQEASEAELTPQDSAIKMALVDHAIMIKRCLAMFARSPNEILNSRHEELHRFFESTFASEIAHFMPPQPQRETVTTPSPTWRRLSRSSEASPKHNNIGVSVNGVTTEEASVIRPVSKRGTRLSFLGGSKKKEPELPTEPEEPAVDIETASNLSRSLSRSQSKEQNRRHSFFRAQSHDEKHPESPGGFSSRGSFDQQFGGGNERAVENKIPSKKGSVRKRFSMLKLGRKGSKGNGMMGSLDEE from the exons ATGCCCTGGCAGCCTCTTCCCCGCATCGCGTTCGCCGTCGCGATCTACCCTTTCCCAGCTTCGAGTCCCGCCGACCTTCCGCTCGAGATTGGTGATGAGCTCTACATTATCGAAGAGACACCAGACGGTAACTGGCTGCGCGGCTACCTCGTAGCGCCTCCCAGTCTTCTGGCTGGTCTGACTTCTGTCAAGGGCCAGACACTCGAGGCGCGCGTGTTCAGCGGAATTTTCCCACGAAGCTGTGTTGAGGTTCGCGAGATGCTAGGAGAGCCCGAAGAGGGCGACGAAAACGACGATGCAGCAAGTGATGGCCCAGCTTTGGATGGTGATATGCCTCGTGCGAGCGATAGTGCCAAAAGTGGTGTAACGAACGTTTCAACGCGCAAGAGCCGAAAAGATGGAAATAGGTCAACGATCTCGAGCAAAGGCAGAACACCCTTCAGGGAGCTTCACAATGGCACTTTGGGAAGTCTATCAATACCCGTGGATAGAGATCCCAACGCTCCACGCCCTGCTGCACCCGTACCAATGCTCAAGATTGGAGACGAGACACCAACTTCGCTATCAGAACCCTTAATAGACGAGATCGCCTCATGTCTTCGAGAATGGCATTCCACTAATCTCCATGAACTCCTGCTCTCCCGACAATATAGCCGACTGGATCAGCTTTCTCAACTTATTACAGGCCTCAACTTACATCGGCAACAGTTTCTGTATAACGTTCTTACTGCACACGAATACGATCGTTTACGTGAAAGGACTGTCTGGGACTTGGTCAGGGTGAATAAATTATGTGGAGGTGAAGTTATTGTGCGAGATCCTGAAGCTCGGGGAAGGGTCTTGACAGCCGACGATTGTATTGTCAAAGTCACCAAGTTGCAGTCTGTGATGAGTCTATTGGATGAACCCCCACAGCCCCTTGTCGAATTGACTGCTCTACACCATCTCATGGTCGATATTAAGGGCTTCGCCGGTGCCTCGATTGAAGAGACCTCACTGGTTTTTTACCTCGTCAGCAAACCTCAATATGGTCAGCCCACTACTCTTTCAGAAGGGTTTACAGTAAAAATCCCTGCTGGGGGTACAATCGTCAACCTGGCCAAGCATGCACAGACGAAGACTCTTTTCACAGATTTATCCCCACAAGACGTGGGCGATGTTCCTTCAGCAGAAACAGAACTCTTCCTGGTTGTCAAAGTGCTAGCATCTCAGCAGATTATACCCTCTCAGCCTCTCTCGCGCTCAGGTACCGGCCCAACGGCTCCATACTCGAGGGACCACATGAAACCGACATCTTCAGGCGGAATGAAGTCAACGAGGCGGAGTCTCATGTGGGGTGGTAAGAGCTCAAGATCTGGCATTTCAAGAGGGTCACCTGTGACGCGGATGGACGCCGTTGCCGAGCAAAATGATGAACGGCTTTCAACAAGCGGCGCCGAAAGTCGAGAAGGCACTGGACCTCCAAGTACAGCAGGCTCAAAAACCGGCAGCCCCCCAGATGGAGTGCAGATTGCAGATCGCACAATCGGTCTTGGCGTTCTCCGATTAAATCCAATCATGAAGCAAGATGACGAGGTCGAAcatcttattaatatctgGTCGACATCTTCGAGGCATGCAGGTGAAAAGGACGCCGGTGATGATTGGGATCCGCTGGTCAAGGAATTATTGGACAGCCCTTCTGGACACTACGAAAAGTCCCGAAGGGGTGAGCGATtgcagcttcagctcaagAGTTTTAATCACTCCGACGCTGACATCCTCATAAAATCCACTCCAACGATGCTCTCAGGCGTGACGAAGACAAGCAAGATGGGATTCTCCGGAGCACCCACCAGACCTCGCTCTGACATCTACTTCACCTTAACTGACGCTGCCCTGGGAAAACAGAACCTTCTGTCTCGATTTGGTGGTAGCCCAACGGCCATGCCCTCTAGTGTTCATGGAAACAACCTCCAGATAACACTCGAGGTTAGAAAGACCTCCGGAGAGCGGATTGAGAACTGCATTGTTGCCTCCTCCAATACAGAAGCCTTGAGCACATTCAAATCGATAGCTACGGAAAGAGGAGAGCCCTGGAATCAGACACTGCGTCTTGCTCTGGCCCCTAACGAAGTCCCACAAGCTCATGTTGTCATGTTTGTTTCTGATATGCCCAACCCCCCATTTGCCATTGGCCACATGCCATTATGGGACCAGGGGGCATTCATAAGGGATGGTTTACACGGTCTGCTGCTTTATAAGATAGATGAGCATACCTCTACCGCACAACCTGGGCCAACTGGAAAGGGCGGGTATCTGTCGCTATCGTGGACCCCGCAAGGCAAAGATGACCATCCTGCGGAAGTTACTGGCCCCCTCGCTGTGCTCCGTATCGATACCTATCTCTGCAGCACAAGGTTCTCACAGGACAGAGTGATCTTAGGGCTTTTGAAGTGGCGAGATCTTCAGCGAGAGGAGGTTCCAGGTGTGCTTAGGCAGCTCATTTTTGTGCCTGAAATCGAAGTGGTCAAGCTGCTCAACGATGTGCTTGATGGTCTATTCGGAATCCTCGTGGAGTACTCCGGAAGTCATGAatttgaggatcttgtcttcACTGCCTTGGTCAGAGTATTAGGCATTGTACATGACCGAAGATTCAACCTAGGCCCATTGGTTGATCAGTATGCTGAGAACCAGTTCAACTACCCCTTTGCGACTCCCTGTCTCATGCGATCTTTTACGAGACTCCTTCAAAGTCCAACAGAGCCCGAGACCGCCCGAAAGCTGCGTGCTACTTTCAAGGTTGTCAGGCACATCCTTAAATTTATCACACATGCTCGAACCcagcagaaggagaaagaagctggCATTGGTATCACATCCAACACCACCGGTTTTACACGCGAGCTCCGCGCCATCTTTAAGGCTCTTGACGCGATGATGCGCAACTCTACCCCTGCACTTGTTGGAACACAGACGCTCGCCGTCCAGCATTTCCACACATGGCTACCAGAACTTGCTGGGTTGCTGACCACAGAGGAAATATTGCATATTGCCATTGACTTTATGGACTCGTGCACGGATGTCAAGGGCAAACTTGTTCTGTATAAGCTTGTCCTGATTATCAATTATGGCAAACTGGACTTATTTGCTCACCCTGACCAAAAATTAGCCCTCAGCACCAACACCGTTCGATGGATCACTCCTCACTGGGGTCATTCTGAAGAGGTGACCGACCAATGGAGAGACCAGATCCGTCTATGCTGTTCCATATTGGCGAGCCAGATCGACTATCTCGGCTCAGAAATTCCGGACCACATTCCAAAAATAATCGATTCTTACCTGGCGGTTCTTGCTGCTCCCCGCAAGCCGAAAGAccgcctttctcttcttttcccaTCGTCCTACCCTTTCCCTACTAAACCTGTTAATGAAGACCTTCAGTTCGATGAAGCATTGGTCGAGCTTTCTGCTATTTTGTCCGCAATATCTAATTCACCCTCAGGCATGCAACTGGAGCTTGCTGAGGACGACTTGACTACTCTTTTAGAGAATCTTCTTAGGGTACACATGAGCATACTGAAGGGAGAAGCATATCCCCTGGGCTGGTTGAGTGTCCAcattcatcatcacaaaTCGACTATGCGAACCCTAGAGTATCTCGCTGGTACAATGCTAGAAGCTTTCCTTCCCGACCCAGAGGAAGCAGAGAGCTTTAATACTGAGCTATGGAAGCTCTTCTTTACCACACTCCTTAAACTCGTGGGCAGTACGTCTCTCGCGTTAGAGACGTTCCCGGAGCAGAAGCGAAGAGCAGTGTGGAAGATTGCGGGAGATGTTCGAGAACATGGTGCTGAGCTCCTTCGTCGCACTTGGGAGGCGATCGGTTGGGAGACTACCCCCGATGAACGAAGCCGATACAATCTCTCAAAGATGGGAGGGTATCAAGTTCAATATGTCCCGGCACTTGTTGGTCCTATCGTCGAGTTGTGCCTCAGCGTGCATGAAGGTCTTCGAAGAATGGCTGTCGAAGTGCTACAGACTATGATTGTCAGCGAATGGACACTGAGCGAGGATCTATCCATCATTCAGACAGAGACAATCGATCGATTGGATCTGTTCTTCAAGGAGAAGCCTTTGACTGAGAGCATCCTCCAGAAACTGTTCATATCCGAGCTACTTGAACGTTTTGAGCCCCTGGCAGAAATTCCCGACGAACCGCTCTATACAGCTCTACGCGAGTTCGTTGGAACTATAGATGAATTTCTCGACCTCCTGGTTGCAGTCCACAGTAGTGAGGATCCTGGCGAAGCAACACATCTCATTAATCGTTTGCGGCTCATGGAATTCCTTCGCGATATGCAAAAGGAGGAGATCTTTGTTCGCTATGTGCACCAGCTTGCAGACCTGCAAGCCGAATCGCGGAACCACACAGAAGCTGGTTTGGCCCTACGGCTGCATGCTGATCTGTATGAGTGGGATCCCGCTAGCCAGACGCCGGCTCTGCCCGACCCGGAATTTCCGGCACAGTCTCAGTTTGAGCGAAAAGAGAGACTCTACTTCGACATGATCAAATACTTTGAAGAGGGAGAGTCATGGAGCCATGCTTTGGCAGCATATAAAGAACTACAAGCACAGTACGAGACCAACATCTTCGATTTCTCCAAGCTGGCCAGGACTGAACGAGCAATCGCAACGATATATGAGACCATCTCCAAAAGTGACAAACTCGTCCCTAAATACTTCAAGGTTGTCTATAAGGGGCTTGGATTCCATGCTAACCTTAGAGACAAGGAGTATATATACGAGGGATCTCCAAGCGAACGCGCTTCCGCTTTTACAGACCGCATGCAAGAGCAGTATCCAGCTGCTCAAATTGTCACTGGgggtgatgttgaagatgttgaaggccAGTTCCTGGTTATCTCAGCTGTCACTCCTCATCGCGACCTCAGCCACCAGGTTTTCCAGCGCGCTCGGGTGCCACAAGTAATTCGGGATTTTCTTTtatcatctcatcctcagacCTTTTCTATCTCCACACGACGCAATACAAATGGCCCTGTCAAGGAGCACTCTGCTGAGAAACTGGTTTTCACAACTGCTGATGCTTTCCCTACAATACTTCGTCGTAGCGAAGTTGTTGACATGGAGGAAGTCAGACTCAATGCCCACGAGACAGCCTTGGAGCGGATTGTCCGCAAAACCCAAGAAATGACTGCCCTTGAGCATCGAGTTGCTGATGGTAACGGGGATCAtgctcagcttcttctcgacgcAGTCAGCGTTTCTGTCAACCCAACTTCTGAGAGTAGTGTAGCCTGTTACCGCCAACTGCTGCCAGAACCCAAGGAAGTCAACGATGacactgaagatgatgaggaccaGGAAGCATCAGAGGCGGAACTGACACCCCAAGACAGCGCTATCAAGATGGCACTTGTGGACCATGCTATCATGATTAAGAGGTGCCTTGCCATGTTCGCCCGAAGTCCCAATGAAATTCTCAACAGTAGACATGAGGAGCTTCATAGGT tctttGAGAGTACATTTGCGTCGGAAATCGCACACTTCATGCCTCCTCAGCCCCAACGCGAAACGGTTACGACACCTTCTCCTACTTGGAGACGATTGTCTCGTTCTTCTGAAGCCAGCCCCAAACATAACAATATTGGGGTTTCGGTGAACGGCGTTACCACAGAAGAAGCGTCAGTCATTAGGCCCGTCTCCAAACGAGGCACACGACTCAGTTTCCTTGgtggaagcaagaagaaagaaccCGAGTTGCCAACTGAGCCTGAGGAACCTGCTGTTGATATTGAAACAGCGAGCAACCTGAGCCGCTCTTTGAGCCGaagtcaaagcaaagaaCAAAACCGTCGGCATAGCTTTTTCCGCGCTCAATCTCACGACGAGAAGCATCCTGAGTCTCCGGGAGGGTTTAGCAGCCGAGGGAGTTTCGACCAGCAATTCGGCGGAGGCAACGAAAGGGCtgtcgagaacaagatccCTAGCAAGAAGGGCAGTGTCCGCAAGAGATTTAGCATGCTCAAGCTTGGCCGTAAGGGCAGCAAAGGCAATGGCATGATGGGAAGTCTGGACGAGGAGTAG
- a CDS encoding related to NPP1 domain protein: MVLITQLLSGFALASGILASPIERRAVINHDAVVGFPQTVPSNTAGSLYLKYKPYLKVFNGCVPFPAVDSKGNTGGGLATSGSSNGGCSSSTGQVYVRGGTYNGRYGIMYSWYMPKDSPSPGLGHRHDWENAVIWLSGESTSATVVGMAVSQHGGYDKRTSGTFSGNSPLVGYTAIWPTNHQMIFTNDQGGQQPLIAWESLTAAARTALTNTDFGSANVPFKDGSFESNLDKAAV; encoded by the exons ATGGTGCTCATTACTCAACTTCTGTCGGGCTTTGCCCTTGCTTCAGGTATCCTTGCATCACCTATCGAGCGCCGTGCTGTTATTAATCACGATGCTGTCGTTGGGTTTCCGCAAACTGTTCCATCCAATACAGCTGGCTCACTCTATCTGAAGTACAAGCCTTacctcaaggtcttcaacGGATGTGTGCCCTTTCCCGCGGTTGATAGTAAGGGAAACACTGG TGGAGGCCTAGCCACAAGTGGCTCATCTAATGGAGGTTGCAGTAGCAGTACGGGCCAGGTCTACGTACGAGGCGGGACTTACAATGGTCGCTACGGTATTATGTACTCTTGGTACATGCCAAAGGATTCACCCTCTCCCGGACTAGGACATCGCCACGACTGGGAAAACGCGGTGATATGGTTGTCTGGTGAAAGCACAAGTGCCACAGTTGTTGGCATGGCAGTTTCTCAACACGGAGGATATGACAAGAGAACGTCTGGTACATTCTCCGGAAACAGTCCTTTAGTGGGATATACTGCCATCTGGCCTACTAACCACCAAATGATCTTTACCAACGACCAAGGTGGCCAGCAGCCGCTGATTGCCTGGGAGAGTTTGACCGCTGCGGCTCGTACAGCTTTGACAAACACTGACTTCGGCAGTGCCAACGTCCCATTCAAGGATGGAAGCTTCGAGTCAAATCTAGACAAGGCAGCTGTCTAA